CTTAGAAGCAGAAGACAACTAATATCACTAACAAAGTTGTGAACATAGAGTTCAAAAGTTGAAcatgcccacccccacccagaaTCCTTCATTCatggcttcatttatttattactatttggAGAGTGGCTACTGCAGGCAAGACACAGTTCTAAGCAGTGCATCAGTTTTGTCAATAGTTTTAGGGACTTAACGCTAAATTTCCAGTGGTTTTCACAAATGTAATACTagatataagattttatttaaatcagaCTCTGAATTCCTCTCTTACATTCTTTAGAATTTCCCTAATTTGGAATTACcttattcaaaatttacaaagattaTTTCCATGGTCCAGAAGGgctaaattatttctgtttttttagtaTTACAGCTGCCTTTCCTAGATCAGTAAATGAATTAATAGCCAATTAATAGTATATTGGATATACTAATAGCAGCTTTAACTCTGCAGTGAGCAGGACATATATTCAGGATATGTAATTATTCAAAAGATTAAGGCAAAGCCACAGGCTATTTATGTGTTTACTTGCCACATTCTCCAAAGCAGTTGGCATTTCAGTTGAAGTTATCATGAAGGACGTGACTACTTGAGGTTTCTGTGTAAagtattaaagaatattttaattgttcttttatatttagatttacacttttagcaatattttttccaaatatattttaacatgcaTGTACCAAAGGTCACACATTCGGAATCTTTCTTTGAGGGAGTTAAGACTTGGACTGAAGCTTGCCAGTTTGAATTAATTCCCCTCATTCTCTGTGGATATTTACATTGTCCTCTGTTTagttctcctctctctttacttTAAAATCTTGATTTCCCATCACTCACCAAACTTTTACAAAAGGAACCTGGtggggttttcttttattctaatcATCACTGGTTGAGTGATTACTGTCACTGCCTTCACTGTCGCTGTCACTGTCACTTCCATTGTTGTTGCCCTTACCAGACTTACTCTTGCTGTCACTCTCATCACTATTGTCCGATGCACTGTCACTGCTGTCGCTGCTGTCACTATTGTCGCTACTGTCACTATCACTGCTGTTGCTACTGTTGCTGCTGTCACTGCTGTCGCTACTGTCACTACTGTCGCTGCTGTCACTGCTGTTGCTACTATCTGATTTGCTGTCACTGCTGTCGCTACTGTCACTGCTGTCACTGCTGTCGCTACTATCTGATTTGCTGTCACTGCTGTTGCTACTGTCACTGGTGTCACTGCTGTCACTACTATCTGATTTGCTGTCACTGCTGTCACTACTGTCACTACTGTCGCTACTGTCACTATCACTGCTGTCGCTACTGTCACTGCTGTCACTACTGTTGCTGCTGTCACTGCTGTCACTGCTATCGCTACTATCTGATTTGCTATCACTGCTGTCGCTGCTGTCACTACTGTCACTGCTGTCGCTACTGTCACTGCTGTCACTACTATCTGATTTGCTGTCACTGCTGTCACTACTATCTGATTTGCTATCACTGCTGTCGCTGCTGTCACTACTGTCGCTGCTGTCACTGCTGTCACTACTATCTGATTTGCTGTCACTGCTGTCGCTACTGTCACTGCTGTCACTACTGTCACTGCTGTCACTACTATCTGATTTGCTGTCACTGCTGTCGCTACTGTCACTGCTGTCACTACTGTCACTGCTGTCACTACTATCTGATTTGCTGTCACTGCTGTCGCTGCTGTCACTACTGTCACTACTGTCGCTACTGTCACTGCTGTCACTACTATCTGATTTGCTGTCACTGCTGTCACTGCTGTCACTACTGTCGCTGCTGTCACTACTGTCACTGCTGTCACTACTATCTGATTTGCTGTCACTGCTGTCACTACTGTCGCTGCTGTCACTACTGTCACTGCTGTCACTACTATCTGATTTGCTGTCACTGCTATCGCTGCTGTCACTGCTGTCGCTGCTGTCACTACTGTCACTGCTGTCGCTACTGTCACTGCTGTCACTACTATCTGATTTGCTGTCACTGCTGTCACTACTATCTGATTTGCTATCACTGCTGTCACTGCTGTCACTGCTGTCGCTGCTGTCACTGCTGTCACTACTGTCACTGCTGTCACTGCTATCTGATTTGCTGTCACTGCTATCGCTGCTGTCACTACTGTCACTGCTGTCGCTACTGTCACTGCTGTCACTACTATCTGATTTGCTGTCACTGCTGTCACTACTGTCGCTGCTGTCACTACTGTCACTGCTGTCACTACTATCTGATTTGCTGTCACTGCTATCGCTGCTGTCACTGCTGTCACTACTGTCACTGCTGTCGCTACTGTCACTGCTGTCACTACTATCTGATTTGCTGTCACTGCTGTCACTACTATCTGATTTGCTATCACTGCTGTCACTGCTGTCGCTGCTGTCACTACTGTCACTGCTGTCACTGCTATCTGATTTGCTGTCACTGCTATCGCTGCTGTCACTACTGTCACTGCTGTCGCTACTGTCACTGCTGTCACTACTATCTGATTTGCTGTCACTGCTATCACTGCTGTCACTGCTGTCACTACTGTCACTGCTGTCGCTACTGTCACTGCTGTCACTACTATCTGATTTGCTGTCACTGCTATCACTGCTGTCACTGCTGTCACTACTGTCACTGCTGTCGCTACTGTCACTGCTGTCACTACTATCTGATTTGCTATCACTGCTGTCACTGCTGTCACTACTGTCACTGCTGTCGCTGCTGTCACTGCTGTCACTGCTGTCACTGCTGTCGCTACTGTCACTGCTGTCACTACTATCTGATTTGCTATCACTGCTGTCACTACTGTCACTGCTGTTGATACTATCTGATTTGCTGTCATTGCTGTCGCTGCTGTCTGATTTATCTTTGCTGCTGTCTGATTTATCTTTGCTGCTGTCTGATTTGCTATCATCACTCCCATTATTACCATTGCCATTACTGTCACTATCATTAGCATCTGATATACTGTAGCTGTCATTGTCATTATCTTTTGATTCATCAGAGTTATAGGATGCATCTTTTCGGCTACTGCTGTTATTGTCACCTTCAGAATTGGCATCATCATTGCCATTAGACTCATCACTGCTATTGGGATCATCTCCTTGTATGGATTCATCATCAAACTCATAACTATCATATCCAGCACTGTTACTCTCACTACCTGTTTGGCCATGTACAACTTTATTTCCaggttttgattcctggccagattTTTGCATAGTGTCAACCTCTCTTTGTGTCTTGACATTTCCATTGCCCATAATCATTCCATGTTGTCCTTTACTCTCTTTGTCAACTTTCCCAGCTTCTTTGGTAATATTGTTTCTGTTGCCGCTGTTGGGACCTTCCATTTCTATTCCCTATGgaataattaaaagaagaatgGTTAACTAGTGAATGTTATACTGCAAAATTGCATTAGTCTGAGAGAGACTGACTGAAGAAAGTGACCAGGGAAGCATAAGTTTACTtcagaaacattatttttgtgaaaatgtGCTTTATTCAGTACTTGAAAGTGCTCTAATGTTTAGATTATATAACATCCCATCCACGTTTTTGACTTAGTagaaacttttataaaatgttacatGGTGCAACCATTATTTAGCATAAGATTATTCTAGAATTATAACCAAGTTTTCAGAAATGTCtgatatttaaaattgttatatatcAAAGTCTAGTAAGGATTCTGACTTTCCCATCAAGTATTCAAGTAATTTAGGTgcaaaaatacataatgtatttATGTGCTACCATTAGTGGAGCAGAGGATAGAATTTAAActaccattaaaaaaatcaacttcaCAAACTAACCTTATCTTGACCTTTCCCATTAGAATTTGGCTCTGATTCTTTGGTGATTCCATTTTTCACATCATTGTTTTCTCTGTGGTTGGTTTTCTGGATGTCCTCTATTCTTTGGTTATCATTTTCCTCTGGAATACCATCAGAATCCTCCTCACTTTTGAAGGCATTATCTTCATCCATGTCATGGAGATCTTCTTTGTCTTCAGGGTCATCATCTTCACTACTGATTGAATTTTTATCTAAGCTATTATCATTGTCATCTTCTCTTCTATGACCCTGCTCCTCCTGCCCCTTGCTGTTATCAGCACCCTCTTttccatttcctgtttcttcaccTTCATCATCTCCAGAGCCCTTGTCTTCATCTTCATCTGCTCCATCCCCACTAGGACTCCCATCAGAATTACCTAGACCAGAATCTTCTCTATTGCCAGCTCCACCTTCCCCTGGTGTTACCCCTGCCTCCTCATGACCATTTCTCCCACCTTCTTTGTGAGGTGTTATTCCACTTGTACCATCCTCATTTTTACAGGAATTACCATTTATTTCATCCTCGTGGTGTGTACTGTTACTGCTTCCAGCTACTTGATGTTCATCTTCTTCAACAGCAGTGGTATTCTCACTCTGAGTTGCATCTCCAATATCCTCATTTTTTGAATTCTCATGAGTATTTCCATTAATATTGCTTCCATTTTGTGCTCCAGTATTGTCAATAATGTTTACTTGTTCCCTTATACCAGTGGCTATGGTAGTATCTTCTTTTTGATGTATCCCATCATGACCATATGTTTCTGGTTTTCCTGTGCCCCCATTTGTATCCTCAGAGTTCCCTTCTTCGTTTACTAACATGGGGTGTATAGAAGAACTTTTCCCTCCTACTTCTGTCCACTCAGAGCCATTTGTCCCTACTTTGTAACAATCTTTGGTATACTGTTgccttcccattttattttcatgCATGGGGACACCACTTCCATTGGTGGCATCATTAGCAACTAATTCATCCTGGAAAAgtaaaagttcaaaataaattgTGAATATCATCGTGAAGTAACACAAACTGAAAATATGGGCATTAATTTTTTGAAAGGTAATAGATTCtaaaaacatattagaaacacattttatattctaTACCTGTATTGGCGCTTTTAATTTTGCTGGAAGATTGAAATTTACAGATTTGCCAACAGCATATTTCTCCAATGGCTTTATTCGAGGAACCTGCCAAAATCAAAAATATTCTTACTTTGTGTACATGCACAGATACACACAACACATCTTTCcctaaataaagaagaagaaaataaagatacaacATAAAGGCTGAATTATGCTTTAatcaagtagaaaagaaaaatgatttttacaGGGCTTATATAGATTTAAATGAGCATAcagatatttttttacaattgttTTATTGAAGAATTAACCAAGCCATTTATCTCAATTATAGAAGAGGAACAGCTTTTTCTAAAGATGAAAAGATAGAAGTTTGTTATTTCTGTACAATAAGCTTCTTGCAAAGCATAAAATTCAACCTAAGTATAATCCAGGCCAAAACCCTTAGGAGATTAGTTAGTATAACCAGAGTCAGTgcagaagaaaatcaaataataaactatttctgTGCTTTTTAGGAGCACATTTGAAAAAGTTGAGAAAATACTCAGCTACATAAATACCAAAGTGTTTGGTATTgtaaaaacatatcaaaatgttAACCATAGCAGCTGgctaataaaattacaaatatgtaaattttcttaatttttctttgttggtaTTTATCTGTCTATTCCAAATTTTCTACAGTGAGCATACAAAAAGTAACTCTCTGAATAAAACATTGATTATctcctacattttaaaaaaatcctattctttttctatttttctttcttgaaaactTCCTAAACAATATAGGCATTATTGATATTAAAATGAAGCAcagggctgaccaggcagtggcacagtggatagagtgtcagactgggaagcagaggtcccaggttcgaaaccccaaggtcactcactggcttgagcgcaggctcaccagcttgagcgcagggttgctggcttgagtgtaggatcatagacatgaccccatggtcactggcttgagcccaaaggtcgctggcttgagcccaaaggtcactggtttgagaaaggggtcCCTAGCTCTGCTGTAACCtgacagtcaaggtacatatgagaaaacaatcaatggacagttatggtgccgcaatgaagaattgatcattctcatctctctcccttcctgtttgtctgtctctatctgatcatctctctgactctctctctgtgtctttttcacacacacaaaaaaaatgaagctcaAAGCACATgagcaaagaaaaacaagtctTTATGATTTCTGGGCATTAAATGTAAACTGAtctgaatgaatttttaaataagaatcctACGGAACATCATGAATTTGATTGGAGATGACTTTGAAGTCATGTTTGGTTTTGTTGAGATCTCAGAGATACCTTGTCAAGTCTTTAACACAAATCTAAATGTTTAGGCTCAGCTTATCAGCAAAGTCTTAaggaaatacatatacatatgtatttgatGTTAGATAAAAAGAGGTAGCAAAGTAAAGATGTTTACTGAGGAAGACATACTTACTGGAATGGCCCATGCTGCTGCCCAAATGCAAAAATATACGactatcttcattttctttagaaatattaGTTAATggctatttaaaagaaaaagaatagcacaaaattatttataaagcaaAAGATAATAACTGCATTAGTATATTATTTGGTTTGTAAGCATTTGCCTTTTTCCTGGGCAAggagtatttattgagcataagAAGGTGGCTGTCAAGATTCCATGTTCCAGAACATACCTAAAGTGGGTGGTCACTAAGATATGTAGGGCATCAGTGGCTTCAGCACCAATGTGGCCACCTAGACTTCTCTGCCTCTGCCGGTGAAGGGGAACAACCATGTAGCCACAAAGTCATAACCATAACTTTGTCTTCCTGCTGTTCTTGATGGTGATAATACCTCTCTTGTCTGAATAGTTTAATCAAATATTAAGCAATTGTGCTAAGATTGGACTTAAAAGATGAAGCACTTATTATATCCTCTATAAATTCATACAATTTGATTAATCAAGAAGGTAAGGGACAGATGTGAGGGAGCCTCAGCTAATGAAAAAACATAAAGTTTAGAT
The sequence above is drawn from the Saccopteryx bilineata isolate mSacBil1 chromosome 5, mSacBil1_pri_phased_curated, whole genome shotgun sequence genome and encodes:
- the DSPP gene encoding dentin sialophosphoprotein; its protein translation is MKIVVYFCIWAAAWAIPVPRIKPLEKYAVGKSVNFNLPAKLKAPIQDELVANDATNGSGVPMHENKMGRQQYTKDCYKVGTNGSEWTEVGGKSSSIHPMLVNEEGNSEDTNGGTGKPETYGHDGIHQKEDTTIATGIREQVNIIDNTGAQNGSNINGNTHENSKNEDIGDATQSENTTAVEEDEHQVAGSSNSTHHEDEINGNSCKNEDGTSGITPHKEGGRNGHEEAGVTPGEGGAGNREDSGLGNSDGSPSGDGADEDEDKGSGDDEGEETGNGKEGADNSKGQEEQGHRREDDNDNSLDKNSISSEDDDPEDKEDLHDMDEDNAFKSEEDSDGIPEENDNQRIEDIQKTNHRENNDVKNGITKESEPNSNGKGQDKGIEMEGPNSGNRNNITKEAGKVDKESKGQHGMIMGNGNVKTQREVDTMQKSGQESKPGNKVVHGQTGSESNSAGYDSYEFDDESIQGDDPNSSDESNGNDDANSEGDNNSSSRKDASYNSDESKDNDNDSYSISDANDSDSNGNGNNGSDDSKSDSSKDKSDSSKDKSDSSDSNDSKSDSINSSDSSDSSDSKSDSSDSSDSSDSSDSSDSSDSSDSSDSSDSSDSSDSKSDSSDSSDSSDSSDSSDSSDSSDSSDSKSDSSDSSDSSDSSDSSDSSDSSDSSDSKSDSSDSSDSSDSSDSSDSSDSSDSKSDSSDSSDSSDSSDSSDSSDSKSDSSDSSDSKSDSSDSSDSSDSSDSSDSSDSSDSSDSKSDSSDSSDSSDSSDSSDSSDSKSDSSDSSDSSDSSDSSDSSDSSDSKSDSSDSSDSSDSSDSSDSSDSSDSSDSKSDSSDSSDSKSDSSDSSDSSDSSDSSDSSDSSDSSDSSDSKSDSSDSSDSSDSSDSSDSSDSKSDSSDSSDSSDSSDSSDSSDSSDSKSDSSDSSDSSDSSDSSDSSDSSDSKSDSSDSSDSSDSSDSSDSSDSKSDSSDSSDSSDSSDSSDSSDSKSDSSDSSDSSDSSDSSDSSDSKSDSSDSSDSKSDSSDSSDSSDSSDSSDSSDSSDSKSDSSDSSDSSDSSNSSDSSDSSDSSDSDSSDSSDSSDSSDSKSDSSDSSDTSDSSNSSDSKSDSSDSSDSSDSSDSSDSKSDSSNSSDSSDSSDSSDSSDSSNSSNSSDSDSSDNSDSSDSSDSASDNSDESDSKSKSGKGNNNGSDSDSDSEGSDSNHSTSDD